The window TGCATTTATAAGACCAGGAGGAAGGTACGATACGATTACTTACTCACAAATACCTACAATAGCTTCTCAAGTGTGCTAATTATATAATCCTCAACAGTTTCacaattgtatatatttaaatatttgaatgcaTTGACAGCCCAGAGAGGTGGGAGAGTTATGCTAATTGAATGTTCCTACGAAATTATGTGCAGCCGGATACCAGGGCATTGGGTTGAACCACCACCACCCTCAGATGAAATATGGGCAGCATATTTGGTTccacaaaaatgaaaacatcCAACCATATGATCAGAATTGGTTTTCCAAGCTTTGGAAATGCATCAATAATATAAGTTGATTAAACGATTGGAAGAGACTGTCTTAATTTGGTTAACAGTTTCGAATAATCACTGGATGTACGAGTGAGAAACTCAAGAGGATACTTTGAATCTAGTAGTTGCTATAGGCATGTACACACTTGAGCTTACGTCTTTGAGGCtgtaaaatgattttttttttcttttcgggATCATATGTGAACGTGAAATTATGTAAACACAAATTTTGGATGGAACATAGAGTTTTAAAGAAGCccaatcaattattatttggttCCTTCTTTATTAGAAGATAATGATTTAGAAAAGTATACAACATTTGCTTGTGGTCTTTTGTTCTACTTcttaaaagtattaaaaaagaaaagttaagtGTGGCTGCTGGGATTCGAGCCCAGGTCTCCACGGCCACAACGTGGAATTCTTACCACTAAACTACAGCCACCTCTTGTTGATACAAACAGCACATATTCTAAGAAAACTACGAATAAAAACGCTTTGATTTTCCAAATGGTTTCTTAAGTTTTAGAATAAACAATTTGGTCCTAAATTTGTCTTCAAGATTTGATAAATAGTTCTAAATTTGTCTTCAAGATTTGATAAATAGTTCTAAGATGGTTGAGTGGGTTAATGGACAAAAATACATTTGGTaaaaatcttataatattattttcttaatgatgTGTGAGCAAATTTGTATTTCTGTTATCCCTGTTTTTACATATACTCAAATTAATCATCAAAATGTATGGCGATAGAAAAATTCATCTTTGTGGACAACAAAAACgatattttcatcatttttcccttttccctgccgattaattatatttaacttttctcAAACCTACTGACTCATATAGGTATGTATTGTGGTTCAAGATTACTTCTCAAACCTACTAAATTCCATCTGGCTAGTAACAATTTTAATAgagtatataattaattttggcATAATCTCATTTTGATTAGTTCTGTTGATCATATAGATAGAAGCTTGACTTTCTAATTAACTCATCCAACATTAATTTGAGTACTACTATCTATTTGTAGTATGGGTCGACTCTCTCCACCTCTCATTACTGACTCATACATGTATGTATTGTGAGGGAATCAAGTAGATTTAACGGTTGCCGTATGGGTCTATTATGGAAGCAAAATAGACAAGgcaaagaaataattttggaatgaCTCGACGTTatatttcttgattttatagttttttcccAAACCCATCACTCAACGTTAGCATTTGCACTTATTCCTCCAGAAATATGTATAATGCATTCTGTAACTTTTCTCAATTTGATCGTCAGGCATTTGAGACGTTTTTCTTCTTGATCTTCAATTCTATTTTGGGAACTACCAATGATGatagtatttttaatttccagttattttctctctctatatatatattttttagatctATGTTTTTCGTTCGAATTCCACATTTCTCTGGTAATGATCCATAATCAACATCATCAGCTTCACATACAAATCTAATTTTCTTCCTCAAATGTTCTAACAAAAAACAACCCAACAgagaaaaagcaaaagagaTTTTGGGTCATCAGATTAGACTGTTCAGAAAGTAACCACGAAATAAAACCTAATAAACTACAGAAATTATGGGGGTTAGAAACGAATGTTGCCGAGGGTTCAAGACGATCCAAAACTAATAACGATTTGGGCGTCCTACGATTCGGCAGCTAAATCTGCGAaggatttaattaaaagttagagGGGTCTCAATCTCAGAGTTATCCTCCCCTCTGCTGGGACCTTCGCTCAAGTCAAACAACTAGAAATGTGCAAGAAAAAATCtgtatgaaaaactaaaaattcgAAAGCCGAACCAGTTATTCGAAGCTTGGCTCGGCAATCTGCTTTTCACTACGATTTCCGAAGGCAAACTTGGAGCCAAAGCGCATTGATTACAATGGCGCCCCATCCATAGGACCCTTcgatttcaaaattaaaggaaaaagaaaaacggaACGCTCAGTGAATACGAACCAGATTGATATTCATCTTACAGAGCAATTATATAACCGCCCCGTAATCGATGACTTTCCATCTTCAATTTCGCTCTTCATCGCGTCAAATTTCTCCGTAGAGACAGAACCCAAAATCGAAAACCCTAATTATCCTAACCCTACATTTCTCGGTACCTGATGATGACAAAGCTTAGGGCTTCTTATATAGGTGAGAATACAAAGCATGGGGCCGACTTGGTTATATGTCGAAATTcaaaagcccaagcccaagATGAAGCCCACCTTTATAGGGTTTtaggagaaaagaagaagaaaaaaaaatgtgaggaaataataattattaaaccCAAACTCTacaacattaaataatttgaacacgagatgaataaaatttccgacatataataaaataattttccttgttttttttatttttattttgaaaatttaaattttcaccGCAAGTGTTTTAATTACTGACTAAtgtaaatttttgttgtagcCTGTtgttacttttattttcaacccTCTACCATATAAAATTCAAGTAATGATGAAATATATTTGTACCTGTACAATTGTCTTTTTTACTTTAGTGAAACAGTATGTAAGGTGATAATTCGAACGTTTAATACTTTGATTAAATGCCACAATGATTACTTATAGGGATATTCGTATAAtaatctttcaaaaaaaataactcgACATTTTTAATAGCATAAGGCTTCATTATtagaagaacaaagaaaaggaggaaaaataaaataaaactatattttacaACCAAACACAGCTCCAAATTgatcaaaacaaaactatttcGGCTCTATTTAAGTTCCACTCTACTTAAGTTGCgactagaaagaaaaataaagtcaTAATGTTTTACCTAAAGTATGAAACTGCTCTCAAGTATTGTGAGAAAATTTGATTGCTTACCACAAAAGAAACGAAATTTAAGAACTGTTTCGAGTCTACCAAGTAAatgaataatgaaataaaatgtattttaatggTTGAGAcaaattatgaataaaaacATTTCGATAGCactagaattttttaaaaataaactgcTTAAATGAAAACTgtaacaaaatacaaaatctaaatggtATAAATTAGAACATTTGTATAATTCGAGCGCTCAAAAGCTatgatttgaaaatacataattatattaatttgaaaaaaggaaCACAACATTACTACACCCATTTCACTTgcgtaaaattaaaaactagtatcgttattacaaaataataacgaTTTTTATGTCAACTTATTATTAAGGAATTTGATATTCATCTATCGAAAATCTAGATTTAGTCCTATCCCCGATTTCCtaagaatatataattgaagtGTGACTTTTACCATTTCCTCTCAAGAGAAGAAGTCGACGGCTTAGTAttccaacaaaaacaataatcttCATCATATCAAATCCTCAAtctataaacaaaaagaactgACGATTCTCCTTCATTTCAATTGTATTTTcagcattttaaaaataatttatcaagaTATCGTCAAACATAATAGATCTTAGTGTTAGAAGTAcctcaaatttataaacagcAAGCAGAACCTTACTCGAAAGTCATAAGATATTGAAATTCTTATTCACGgacataaaagaaatttaattagtaaagGGCgagtaatttaaattttatattagctgagaaattatataaattatatattttttttaaaagaaaagtggactttaatttgaaaacagaaataaaGAACTGAAACTATGAGAACTAATAATTAGAGTTACCACAAACGGAAGTACCATCTCTCCAAAAACTAACCATACAGATTAATAACTTACAAATTGAACACTTgcataagattttaaaaaagaatccCACCAAATTAGGGAAAACCAccgaaaatgatgaaaaaaagaactaaaactATGAGTGCAGCAAAAGGACAAAGAAGAAATATCAATAAACATGTGGTTACCGCTTTTTGTGGTGGAAAAAGACACCCAAGCCAAGCCAGTTTAATTTAAGCCTTCTTGCCTTTCAATGGGCCTTTTGGAATTTTGCTCAAGACCTTCTCTTCAAACACAGCGTAGTGCTTTTTGAACTCAATTACTGCTTTTTCCGCTAACGGGTCGATCTTATCTTCATATTTCTCATACACGACTGGGACCGTGTACAACAAAACGAAGTCTgtgattttcaaaatatgttgTCAAATGTCAGATTCAATtgtcaaaacaaaataaataaagatataaaTGTGGAGAAAGAGATTAAGTTGTCGTTACTTATGTAGAACAACGTTAAGAAATTGCACCAGCTTCCCACAATTGACAGAACCCACAAAGCAGCAATGGCCTGGAGACAGAGGAATgatatttctataattttagAAGAATCTCAATTATTCTAACATTAATGATGTCCAAGACTAAAAAGGGCCTATTAAGAtaaacccaacccaacccaacaaAGTAAATACGAAATAAGATGACATGAAAGTATAATGATAAAACTATACGTACAGTGAGGAATTTCTTCAAATCTCTTCCAGTCGCAATGTCCCGCAATAGTGCAAAACCACAATTAATTTCCGCTCTCAAAGCTGAAGCAAACTCCAGGAAGGGATCCGCAGGGAGTTGAACAACAGGGATTCGAGGTGGGCTCCTGTAAATACAATTGTTAAACGGTGGGAAGAAGAGAATGGTTTGAAGATGTCAGAAACTTAattattgatgaaatgaaattcaTATCCAGTTACTCACTTGTAAATAAATGTGTGGGCATTGGACCAAAGGAACAAGAGCCCAAGAGCAAGAATCAGAGAGCGGGAAATAAACGTAAGCAGATGGCACTCAAGCAATTCAAAGAAAACCCAGATGAGAGTGGCTCCACTAAGAACACCGGCTGAGATCTTCTTATTCCTCCACAAGAATAAATCGGCAGCTgcatatttttgaattttaagaaaCGGTCAACATCACCAgactctaattttttttaaggttatACTAAGTTTAGAGTTTGAACTTAGTGGAATTTAATTTCGGAAAAATCTTAGGTAGgcctttcaatttttattactcTCAACTTTGAACTTCCAGTTTTGCGTCTAATAAGTTGCTACAAATTCATTAATTGAtctatgtttgaattttatgttcaCAGTAACTCCAAACTTTGCGTTTAATTTATTGAG of the Cucumis sativus cultivar 9930 chromosome 3, Cucumber_9930_V3, whole genome shotgun sequence genome contains:
- the LOC101216370 gene encoding reticulon-like protein B1 — translated: MSDHAETAEPKSESLIDKIVEKIHDHDSSSSSGSDAETEGSASSSTLKEKVFRIFGRERPVHHVLGGGKPADLFLWRNKKISAGVLSGATLIWVFFELLECHLLTFISRSLILALGLLFLWSNAHTFIYKSPPRIPVVQLPADPFLEFASALRAEINCGFALLRDIATGRDLKKFLTAIAALWVLSIVGSWCNFLTLFYINFVLLYTVPVVYEKYEDKIDPLAEKAVIEFKKHYAVFEEKVLSKIPKGPLKGKKA